In one Bufo gargarizans isolate SCDJY-AF-19 chromosome 11, ASM1485885v1, whole genome shotgun sequence genomic region, the following are encoded:
- the LOC122921252 gene encoding uncharacterized protein LOC122921252 encodes MSVLLCYAPPLSSGDADVAMDSGRNSDYVERLASKYMRKCKVESSTDSESDNNNNEGLGINMSIAASPVDIKTMDFQKLQFLDPYDGDSEDTLQSNSSECEQTCISDDPQNPCPLGEGSVGMDCGLVSISDPPCEGWSLTSCSDRLEKVKTSWQSLDISKKSSVPSGSSDLSMDSGTVTEDASVASGRFLLIGLASRSETSTVLPASLTSEETSDFSMFESSLIKRKGGIRMEGEKLRLKKLRVAEYMVGGMF; translated from the exons ATGAGCGTCCTGCTGTGTTatgctcctcctctctcctcaggTGACGCCGACGTTGCAATGGATTCCGGGAGAAATTCCGATTATGTAGAGCGGCTGGCTTCCAAATACATG CGGAAATGTAAAGTAGAATCCAGCACCGACTCCGAATCCGACAACAACAACAACGAG GGTTTGGGAATCAATATGTCAATCGCAGCGTCTCCTGTAGATATAAAGACGATGGATTTCCAGAAACTGCAG TTCTTGGACCCTTATGATGGAGACTCTGAAGACACCTTACAGTCTAACAGCAGTGAGTGTGAGCAGACGTGTATCAGTGATGACCCCCAAAACCCCTGTCCCCTCGGGGAAGGATCTGTGGGGATGGACTGCGGACTCGTCTCCATAAGTGACCCACCATGTGAAGGCTGGAGCCTCACGTCCTGCAGCGACCGCCTGGAGAAGGTGAAGACATCTTGGCAAAGTCTAGACATATCTAAGAAATCGAGTGTGCCGAGCGGCTCATCTGACCTGTCCATGGACTCCGGTACGGTGACCGAGGACGCCAGTGTCGCGTCCGGCCGCTTCCTCCTGATTGGTCTGGCCTCCAGATCTGAGACGTCTACGGTCTTGCCAGCCAGCCTGACGTCGGAGGAGACCAGTGACTTCAGTATGTTTGAGAGCTCGCTGATAAAACGTAAAGGGGGGATACGAATGGAGGGCGAGAAGCTGAGGCTGAAGAAGCTGCGCGTCGCTGAGTATATGGTAGGTGGAATGTTTTAG